One Coffea arabica cultivar ET-39 chromosome 5e, Coffea Arabica ET-39 HiFi, whole genome shotgun sequence DNA segment encodes these proteins:
- the LOC140006434 gene encoding protein ALP1-like: MFLYVLAHNFKNRTVNFNFIRSGETVSRYFNIVLCAIIKLGRHYLIQPETEMEGYEHEKWEWFQDCLGALDGTYVKVHVLLRDQGRYRNRKNEIATNVLGVCSRDMRFTYVLPGWEGSAADSRVLRDALVRSDPLIVPKGKYFLVDAGYANSSGFLAPYRGVRYHLSEWSASGRKPQNFKELFNLRHSIARNVIERTFGLFKKRWAILRDASFFDVKTHVMIINACAILHNLIRVEQPNDPYLDEVDAEMRRVQHEVDDEDEENGMEDDGPNNDGGVNAVNENRIRTVQPTSEWTQFRNALARAMFIDYQIRQGHHGS, from the exons TCAGGTGAGACAGTTAGTCGATACTTTAATATAGTTCTATGTGCTATCATAAAATTGGGGAGACACTATCTTATCCAGCCTGAAACGGAAATGGAAGGTTACGAGCATGAAAAGTGGGAATGGTTTCAG GATTGTCTTGGAGCGTTAGACGGTACTTATGTTAAAGTACATGTTCTTCTTAGAGATCAAGGAAGATATAGGAATAGGAAGAATGAGATAGCAACAAATGTTTTAGGTGTATGCTCCCGTGACATGAGATTTACATATGTATTGCCTGGATGGGAAGGTTCTGCAGCAGATAGTAGAGTTCTACGGGATGCGTTAGTTAGATCAGATCCATTAATTGTTCCCAAGG GCAAGTACTTTCTTGTTGATGCGGGTTATGCAAATAGCTCCGGTTTCTTAGCTCCATATAGGGGAGTTAGATATCATCTTAGCGAGTGGTCTGCTAGTGGGAGGAAGCCTCAAAATTTTAAAGAGTTATTCAACCTTCGACATTCAATTGCTCGAAATGTGATTGAAAGGACATTTGGTTTGTTCAAGAAGCGGTGGGCCATTTTGAGAGATGCATCTTTTTTTGATGTTAAGACTCATGTCATGATAATTAATGCATGTGCCATCCTTCATAATCTTATTCGAGTAGAACAACCAAATGACCCTTACTTGGATGAAGTTGATGCTGAGATGCGAAGAGTACAACATGaggttgatgatgaagatgaggaAAATGGAATGGAAGATGATGGTCCAAATAATGATGGTGGTGTAAATGCTGTTAACGAGAATCGAATTCGAACAGTACAACCAACTAGCGAGTGGACACAATTTAGGAATGCTTTAGCACGAGCAATGTTTATTGACTATCAAATTAGACAAGGCCATCATGGAAGTTGA
- the LOC113722709 gene encoding putative disease resistance protein RGA3 isoform X1 has translation MAELFVPKIIGELGDVAVKQFGAKVNLVMGVEEEVTNISSKLATIEKVLHDAERRRLKDRSVGIWLEKLEDITYEMDDVLDEWNFKIHRAKNEGTSQNARMQPTLQNKVRSFIPSLCSCLKQVPVRSDIAQKIKKINEQLELTLKEADQFKFITSGGIPDSQDFQRIMTTSIIDELEVYGRAADMEKVLDQILSKSSSQGRDGVQIISVVGAGGSGKTTLAQLLFNNDNVKNHFELRNWICISDPFDQKRVAKAILENAGKSSHEAELDPLIRRIKETFSGKRFLLVLDDVWTEDDSKWKPFKDSLKDGAPGSVILVTTRSHRVATVVGSTDTHDLGMISHSDCWLIMQKIALARKSGDLCKKVERIGQKIAEKCKGLPLAAKTMGSLLRFKDTVQQWQNVLDSEIWQLEEAAVELFPHLYLSYNELSPELKRCFSYCAVWPKDCVINVEDLIRLWIAQGYVRPGRRGERLELVGREYFNNLAMRSFFQNLGKYGHEYGECKMHDIVHDFAQFLTKNECHTLDGIGRNSSSERPRHLTIWEEGTEEEMFSSPVVDFGRLRSFFAFGRIGRVIVPQNLFCSLKCARTLALSGCGLAEIPTEIGRLIHLRHLDLSDNPFITMPEAICDLYYLETLDIGFCGKLSCLPERIEDLVHLRHLINDATDELRQIPQGLGKLTSLCSLTRFIVRCNSDDLAILKDLNQLEILHVVIEGEVDFGSAELGKKVNVRDMYLLSRFEAHFIETPCCIETMEPPPNLEELELAGYPRAQLPSWLVTKSHADNLTKLVIARARNVSSLPALWKLSSLEVLVLTEAEKMECLGKEFFGVTKALHENSRDALDTLSDSESSFSAEAVAFPNLRSYIFAASKIGQIGKT, from the coding sequence ATGGCTGAATTGTTTGTTCCAAAGATAATAGGTGAATTGGGTGATGTTGCCGTGAAGCAGTTTGGGGCGAAGGTCAACTTGGTGATGGGGGTCGAAGAAGAGGTGACAAATATCTCCTCTAAGTTGGCAACCATTGAAAAAGTGCTGCATGATGCAGAGAGACGAAGGCTGAAGGACAGAAGTGTTGGAATTTGGCTAGAAAAGCTCGAGGACATAACATATGAGATGGATGATGTGCTGGACGAATGGAACTTCAAGATTCACAGAGCAAAGAATGAGGGAACTAGTCAGAATGCCAGAATGCAGCCTACACTGCAGAACAAGGTTCGTTCCTTTATCCCATCCCTTTGTTCTTGTCTCAAACAAGTTCCTGTGCGTAGTGATATAGCtcagaaaataaagaaaataaatgaacaGCTAGAATTAACTTTGAAAGAGGCAGATCAATTCAAGTTTATTACAAGTGGGGGGATTCCTGATTCTCAAGATTTTCAGCGAATTATGACTACCTCAATCATAGACGAATTAGAGGTCTATGGTCGAGCAGCTGATATGGAGAAGGTTCTTGACCAAATTTTGTCCAAGAGTAGTAGTCAAGGAAGAGATGGGGTTCAAATTATCTCTGTTGTAGGGGCCGGGGGTAGTGGAAAAACCACACTTGCCCAGCTGCTCTTCAATAATGATaatgtgaagaaccactttgaACTTAGAAATTGGATCTGCATATCAGATCCTTTCGACCAGAAAAGGGTCGCGAAAGCTATCCTTGAGAATGCTGGAAAAAGTTCTCATGAAGCAGAGTTGGATCCGTTGATCCGACGTATAAAAGAAACTTTTTCCGGCAAGAGATTCCTGCTTGTCCTAGATGATGTTTGGACAGAGGACGACTCAAAGTGGAAACCTTTCAAAGACTCTCTTAAGGATGGGGCTCCCGGAAGTGTAATCTTGGTAACAACAAGGAGTCATAGAGTGGCCACAGTGGTGGGATCGACTGATACTCACGACCTAGGCATGATCTCTCACTCTGATTGTTGGTTAATAATGCAAAAGATAGCGCTTGCCAGAAAATCAGGGGACTTATGCAAGAAGGTGGAAAGAATTGggcagaaaattgcagaaaagtgCAAGGGCTTGCCACTTGCAGCAAAGACTATGGGAAGCTTGTTACGGTTCAAAGATACCGTACAGCAGTGGCAGAATGTTTTGGACAGTGAGATATGGCAATTGGAGGAAGCAGCCGTGGAACTTTTCCCTCATTTGTATTTAAGCTATAACGAGTTGTCCCCGGAGCTGAAACGTTGCTTCTCATATTGTGCTGTCTGGCCCAAAGATTGTGTGATAAATGTAGAAGACCTTATTAGGCTGTGGATAGCACAAGGTTATGTTCGCCCAGGACGAAGAGGTGAGCGCTTGGAGCTGGTGGGCCGTGAGTACTTCAACAATTTGGCGATGCGttccttttttcaaaatttaggaaaatatgGTCATGAATATGGCGAGTGCAAGATGCATGACATAGTGCATGATTTTgcacaatttctcacaaaaaatGAATGTCATACACTTGATggaattggaagaaattcatcTAGTGAAAGACCACGTCATCTAACAATTTGGGAAGAAGGCACTGAGGAGGAGATGTTTAGTTCTCCAGTCGTTGATTTTGGAAGGCTCAGGAGCTTTTTTGCTTTTGGTCGAATTGGAAGAGTAATAGTTCCCCAAAATCTGTTTTGCAGTTTGAAGTGCGCGAGGACTCTGGCTTTAAGTGGTTGTGGGCTAGCTGAAATCCCAACCGAGATCGGAAGGTTGATTCATCTTCGGCACTTGGACTTAAGTGATAATCCTTTCATTACAATGCCAGAAGCTATATGTGATCTATATTATCTGGAAACTTTGGATATCGGTTTTTGTGGAAAGCTTTCGTGCCTTCCTGAAAGGATTGAAGACCTTGTACACTTGAGGCACCTTATCAATGACGCGACCGATGAATTACGTCAAATTCCACAAGGACTCGGGAAGCTGACGTCACTCTGTAGTTTGACTCGGTTCATCGTCAGGTGCAACTCTGATGATTTGGCAATTCTGAAGGACCTGAACCAACTGGAAATATTGCACGTTGTAATTGAAGGAGAAGTAGATTTTGGGAGTGCGGAACTTGGCAAGAAAGTCAATGTGCGTGACATGTATTTGCTCTCTAGATTCGAGGCCCACTTTATAGAAACTCCATGTTGCATTGAAACCATGGAACCACCTCCAAACTTGGAAGAACTTGAGCTAGCTGGCTATCCAAGAGCCCAGTTACCAAGTTGGCTTGTGACGAAGTCTCACGCCGATAACTTGACAAAGCTAGTTATTGCTAGGGCCCGCAACGTCTCATCCTTACCTGCCTTGTGGAAGCTATCATCCCTAGAAGTGCTTGTGCTCACGGAAGCGGAAAAGATGGAATGTTTGGGTAAGGAATTCTTCGGAGTTACAAAAGCACTACATGAAAATAGTCGTGATGCTCTTGATACATTGTCAGACTCCGAGTCATCATTCTCAGCTGAAGCAGTGGCATTTCCAAATTTGAGAAGTTACATTTTCGCCGCTTCCAAAATTGGACAAATTGGGAAGACTTaa
- the LOC113722709 gene encoding putative disease resistance protein RGA3 isoform X2: MGVEEEVTNISSKLATIEKVLHDAERRRLKDRSVGIWLEKLEDITYEMDDVLDEWNFKIHRAKNEGTSQNARMQPTLQNKVRSFIPSLCSCLKQVPVRSDIAQKIKKINEQLELTLKEADQFKFITSGGIPDSQDFQRIMTTSIIDELEVYGRAADMEKVLDQILSKSSSQGRDGVQIISVVGAGGSGKTTLAQLLFNNDNVKNHFELRNWICISDPFDQKRVAKAILENAGKSSHEAELDPLIRRIKETFSGKRFLLVLDDVWTEDDSKWKPFKDSLKDGAPGSVILVTTRSHRVATVVGSTDTHDLGMISHSDCWLIMQKIALARKSGDLCKKVERIGQKIAEKCKGLPLAAKTMGSLLRFKDTVQQWQNVLDSEIWQLEEAAVELFPHLYLSYNELSPELKRCFSYCAVWPKDCVINVEDLIRLWIAQGYVRPGRRGERLELVGREYFNNLAMRSFFQNLGKYGHEYGECKMHDIVHDFAQFLTKNECHTLDGIGRNSSSERPRHLTIWEEGTEEEMFSSPVVDFGRLRSFFAFGRIGRVIVPQNLFCSLKCARTLALSGCGLAEIPTEIGRLIHLRHLDLSDNPFITMPEAICDLYYLETLDIGFCGKLSCLPERIEDLVHLRHLINDATDELRQIPQGLGKLTSLCSLTRFIVRCNSDDLAILKDLNQLEILHVVIEGEVDFGSAELGKKVNVRDMYLLSRFEAHFIETPCCIETMEPPPNLEELELAGYPRAQLPSWLVTKSHADNLTKLVIARARNVSSLPALWKLSSLEVLVLTEAEKMECLGKEFFGVTKALHENSRDALDTLSDSESSFSAEAVAFPNLRSYIFAASKIGQIGKT, translated from the coding sequence ATGGGGGTCGAAGAAGAGGTGACAAATATCTCCTCTAAGTTGGCAACCATTGAAAAAGTGCTGCATGATGCAGAGAGACGAAGGCTGAAGGACAGAAGTGTTGGAATTTGGCTAGAAAAGCTCGAGGACATAACATATGAGATGGATGATGTGCTGGACGAATGGAACTTCAAGATTCACAGAGCAAAGAATGAGGGAACTAGTCAGAATGCCAGAATGCAGCCTACACTGCAGAACAAGGTTCGTTCCTTTATCCCATCCCTTTGTTCTTGTCTCAAACAAGTTCCTGTGCGTAGTGATATAGCtcagaaaataaagaaaataaatgaacaGCTAGAATTAACTTTGAAAGAGGCAGATCAATTCAAGTTTATTACAAGTGGGGGGATTCCTGATTCTCAAGATTTTCAGCGAATTATGACTACCTCAATCATAGACGAATTAGAGGTCTATGGTCGAGCAGCTGATATGGAGAAGGTTCTTGACCAAATTTTGTCCAAGAGTAGTAGTCAAGGAAGAGATGGGGTTCAAATTATCTCTGTTGTAGGGGCCGGGGGTAGTGGAAAAACCACACTTGCCCAGCTGCTCTTCAATAATGATaatgtgaagaaccactttgaACTTAGAAATTGGATCTGCATATCAGATCCTTTCGACCAGAAAAGGGTCGCGAAAGCTATCCTTGAGAATGCTGGAAAAAGTTCTCATGAAGCAGAGTTGGATCCGTTGATCCGACGTATAAAAGAAACTTTTTCCGGCAAGAGATTCCTGCTTGTCCTAGATGATGTTTGGACAGAGGACGACTCAAAGTGGAAACCTTTCAAAGACTCTCTTAAGGATGGGGCTCCCGGAAGTGTAATCTTGGTAACAACAAGGAGTCATAGAGTGGCCACAGTGGTGGGATCGACTGATACTCACGACCTAGGCATGATCTCTCACTCTGATTGTTGGTTAATAATGCAAAAGATAGCGCTTGCCAGAAAATCAGGGGACTTATGCAAGAAGGTGGAAAGAATTGggcagaaaattgcagaaaagtgCAAGGGCTTGCCACTTGCAGCAAAGACTATGGGAAGCTTGTTACGGTTCAAAGATACCGTACAGCAGTGGCAGAATGTTTTGGACAGTGAGATATGGCAATTGGAGGAAGCAGCCGTGGAACTTTTCCCTCATTTGTATTTAAGCTATAACGAGTTGTCCCCGGAGCTGAAACGTTGCTTCTCATATTGTGCTGTCTGGCCCAAAGATTGTGTGATAAATGTAGAAGACCTTATTAGGCTGTGGATAGCACAAGGTTATGTTCGCCCAGGACGAAGAGGTGAGCGCTTGGAGCTGGTGGGCCGTGAGTACTTCAACAATTTGGCGATGCGttccttttttcaaaatttaggaaaatatgGTCATGAATATGGCGAGTGCAAGATGCATGACATAGTGCATGATTTTgcacaatttctcacaaaaaatGAATGTCATACACTTGATggaattggaagaaattcatcTAGTGAAAGACCACGTCATCTAACAATTTGGGAAGAAGGCACTGAGGAGGAGATGTTTAGTTCTCCAGTCGTTGATTTTGGAAGGCTCAGGAGCTTTTTTGCTTTTGGTCGAATTGGAAGAGTAATAGTTCCCCAAAATCTGTTTTGCAGTTTGAAGTGCGCGAGGACTCTGGCTTTAAGTGGTTGTGGGCTAGCTGAAATCCCAACCGAGATCGGAAGGTTGATTCATCTTCGGCACTTGGACTTAAGTGATAATCCTTTCATTACAATGCCAGAAGCTATATGTGATCTATATTATCTGGAAACTTTGGATATCGGTTTTTGTGGAAAGCTTTCGTGCCTTCCTGAAAGGATTGAAGACCTTGTACACTTGAGGCACCTTATCAATGACGCGACCGATGAATTACGTCAAATTCCACAAGGACTCGGGAAGCTGACGTCACTCTGTAGTTTGACTCGGTTCATCGTCAGGTGCAACTCTGATGATTTGGCAATTCTGAAGGACCTGAACCAACTGGAAATATTGCACGTTGTAATTGAAGGAGAAGTAGATTTTGGGAGTGCGGAACTTGGCAAGAAAGTCAATGTGCGTGACATGTATTTGCTCTCTAGATTCGAGGCCCACTTTATAGAAACTCCATGTTGCATTGAAACCATGGAACCACCTCCAAACTTGGAAGAACTTGAGCTAGCTGGCTATCCAAGAGCCCAGTTACCAAGTTGGCTTGTGACGAAGTCTCACGCCGATAACTTGACAAAGCTAGTTATTGCTAGGGCCCGCAACGTCTCATCCTTACCTGCCTTGTGGAAGCTATCATCCCTAGAAGTGCTTGTGCTCACGGAAGCGGAAAAGATGGAATGTTTGGGTAAGGAATTCTTCGGAGTTACAAAAGCACTACATGAAAATAGTCGTGATGCTCTTGATACATTGTCAGACTCCGAGTCATCATTCTCAGCTGAAGCAGTGGCATTTCCAAATTTGAGAAGTTACATTTTCGCCGCTTCCAAAATTGGACAAATTGGGAAGACTTaa